The Sulfitobacter sp. HNIBRBA3233 genomic sequence TCCAGGCTGGATCAAAGAAGGGCGGCGCAATGTGGTGCCTTGTTTTCGTGAACTTGAAAAATCTGACATCTCTGACAGGGCATTTTCTCGTGCCCGAACCCTTCGGGACCAATCGCGCGGGTTGTCAGCATGATGTCGCCCTAGTAGCGCTGTCGGACAACTTGGAATTGGTCCGACAGCGCCATTCAGCAGGCGTAGCGTGTCCGGTTCGTGACCTTCGTCTAGGTGCTTTAGTAGCTACCTAAGTGTAACAACCAGTCCGAAAATCCGCGACCAGCTCTCAGCTTGGCGGGACGACTGCTTTATATGTGCTGCCACTCTTCTGGAACCCAAGCGTAGGCCCCGTCTTTTTCTTCGACATGACCGATACCAGGGAACGGCAAATGGGTGCCCGCAACGGCGATCTTGTCGGCAACCACCATATCCAAGACACGGCGGCGCGTCTCGGCGGCCTGAACGCCATCTGCGTCAAAGGCGATACCTGCATCAGGGTGGCTGAATTGCAGCGACGCCACAGCGGTGCTGTCTCCCCATATGATCAACTGATCAGAGCCATCCGACAAACGGACCCCACTGTGTCCCGGCGTATGCCCCGGCATTGCCATAGTGATAAGGCCGCCACCAAGATCGGTATTGTCGCCAAACATTTCAGTCCGCTGAGTGTAGGCCTCGCTGACAGCACGTGCCAGGGCAAAGAAACCTTGCGAAGACTCCGGCGCACCCGATGCGATCGTCTCATCCGTCCAGAAGGCATGATCGACTTCGCTGACATGCAACGATGCATTCGGGAAGACCGGGCCATTATCTCCGATCAGTCCCCCGATGTGATCCGGGTGCATGTGAGTCAACACAATGCGCGTCACGTCTTCAGGCGCAACGCCAAGCAACTCCAGCGATGTGCGCAACCTGCCTGCTGTTGGTCCAAAGGCACCGCCCGCACCAGCATCAACCAAGCTAACCTGGTCTCCTTGGCGAATGACGTGAGTACTGATTGCGAGCGGAATCGGATTCGCGGGGTCAAGATAGGCCGCCTGCATTCCTTCCGCGATTTCCTCGTCCCCGAGGTTCGTCACAAGATTCTGATCGAGCTTGAAATACCCGTCCAGCAATGTCGTCACGCGCAGATTGCCGACCATACGATCATAGAAGGTTGGGAGTGGTGCTGTTGCGTGAGCTGCGGCCAGCAGGGGCAGTGGGCGTCCGGCGGCAAGAAGGGCGGCCCCACCCGCGGCGCCCAGTATCAATCCACGGCGCGAAAGATCGAAAGAAGTCATGAGTTATTCCTTGTTTCATATGCAGAACTTCAATTCTGCGTATCGTATGCTTTCAATCAAATAGGTCTAAATTTCAGATGACCACCCACCGAGAGCATAGACAGACCAACGGCCCTCGGACGAACAGCGGACATCTTACGGATTTGCGGCAAACCACAACTCGGGCTCGAAGCCGACCCCGGATGCAGCGCAGCATCATGTAATATGATGTATTGTCAACGTCGGGTTGTCGATGAAGGAGGGTGTGCTGGATCGGAGGATCTATCATGTAAACACCAAACTTACCCGCCATTCGTGCACTGCATCCAGCCTGGAACAAAGGCCGGATCGTTGGCCAGAAGAGGCCACTCAAGCCCAAACACGTCTGGGCAATCAGGGTGCGGCTGGACCTTGTTGAAAACCATCGTGATCTCGTCCTCTTCAATCTTGCCATCGACAGCAAGCTGCGGGGCTGCGGTCTGGTGAAGATGAAGGTGGTCGATGTAATGGCGTCAGGCCAAATTAAGGAACGCGCTTCGGTTCTGCAGAGCAAGACCCAGTGAATAGCCCCGCGTTTCTTAGACGCCTTCGTGTCTCAGTTTCTGCTGCCGCTCGAAGTCGACCGGCGACAGCATTCCGTTCCGGGCGTGTTTGCGCTTCGAGTTGTAGAACATCTCGATGTAGTCGAACACATCCTGTCTGGCCTCTTCGCGTGTTCGGTAGGTCCGTCGCCTGATCCGCTCTCGCTTCAGCAGGTTGAAGAAGCTCTCCGCAACCGCGTTGTCATGGCAGTTTCCGCGGCGGCTCATAGAATGCTCCAGATAGTGTGCCTGACGGAACGCGGCCCAGTCCATGCTGGTGAATTGGCTGCCCTGTTCCGAATGGATCAGAACCTTCCCCTTGGGCTTTCTCCGCCATGTCGCCATCAGCAGCGCTTGCAGGACAACGTCTGTCGTTTGGCGGCTCTGCATCGCCCAGCCTACGACACGGCGCGAGAACAGATCGATGACCACGGCAAGATAGGCGAAGCCTTCCTGCGTGCGGATGTAGGTGATGTCGGTCACCCAAGCCTTATCCTGTGTCGCCACGTCGAACTGCCGGTCGAGCGTGTTGTCGACGACCACCGAAGGCTTCCCGCCATATTTTCCCGGTCGGCGTTTGTAGCCGATCTGCGCCTTGATGCCGGCGAGCTTCGTTAGGCGGGCAACACGGTTCAAGCAGACGCTTTCGCCCTGCTCGAGAAGGTCGTCATGCAGCTTGCGGTGGCCGTAGACCTTGCCGCTTTCCATCCACGCCTCCTTCAGCATCTCGGTCTGCCGCTTGTCTTCTTGAGTTCGCTTACTCAGCGGTGCCTTCAGCCACGCGTAGAACCCGCTCGGCTGTATGCGCAGGCAACGGCACATGGCCCTGACAGAGAACTGTCCGCGATGCTCGGCCACGAACGCGTATCTCACTTTGCATCCCTGGCGAAATACGCGGTCGCCTTTTTTAGGATATCCCGCTCCTCCGTCACTCTCAGGAGTTCACGCTTGAGCCGACGGATCTCCGTGTCCTTCTCCGCCTCTCCCAATGACGCCTTTGCGAACTTCTTCTTCCAGGAGTAGAGCGAGTATTGGCTAACGCCCAGACGCTCAGCCACCTCCCTGACCGGGTAGCCCCTCTCCGTGATTTGCGCGACCGCGTCTCTCTTGAAATCGTCGCTG encodes the following:
- a CDS encoding IS3 family transposase (programmed frameshift); the protein is MSSTKFSDDFKRDAVAQITERGYPVREVAERLGVSQYSLYSWKKKFAKASLGEAEKDTEIRRLKRELLRVTEERDILKKANRVFRQGCKVRYAFVAEHRGQFSVRAMCRCLRIQPSGFYAWLKAPLSKRTQEDKRQTEMLKEAWMESGKVYGHRKLHDDLLEQGESVCLNRVARLTKLAGIKAQIGYKRRPGKYGGKPSVVVDNTLDRQFDVATQDKAWVTDITYIRTQEGFAYLAVVIDLFSRRVVGWAMQSRQTTDVVLQALLMATWRRKPKGKVLIHSEQGSQFTSMDWAAFRQAHYLEHSMSRRGNCHDNAVAESFFNLLKRERIRRRTYRTREEARQDVFDYIEMFYNSKRKHARNGMLSPVDFERQQKLRHEGV
- a CDS encoding MBL fold metallo-hydrolase, translating into MTSFDLSRRGLILGAAGGAALLAAGRPLPLLAAAHATAPLPTFYDRMVGNLRVTTLLDGYFKLDQNLVTNLGDEEIAEGMQAAYLDPANPIPLAISTHVIRQGDQVSLVDAGAGGAFGPTAGRLRTSLELLGVAPEDVTRIVLTHMHPDHIGGLIGDNGPVFPNASLHVSEVDHAFWTDETIASGAPESSQGFFALARAVSEAYTQRTEMFGDNTDLGGGLITMAMPGHTPGHSGVRLSDGSDQLIIWGDSTAVASLQFSHPDAGIAFDADGVQAAETRRRVLDMVVADKIAVAGTHLPFPGIGHVEEKDGAYAWVPEEWQHI